A region from the Sulfitobacter sp. D7 genome encodes:
- a CDS encoding NADH-quinone oxidoreductase subunit J family protein — protein MTDIAFYFLSAIAIWSGWRVFRVDSMIRATFALMVSFICVGAIALLMSADYIGVATVFMMAVEMMVMGLFMVMFMMNPAGLNPMQMVHQYRLSIGAGIVAFIGLTVAVLTTDLPHNPLPAGRDTMRDLGINLLGSSMLIFETAGVTLLATMLGAVILSSRRGRFGVSDEGAIPPGLHPGGTPAGRKVEEGGGHGGHGGHGGHGGHGGHDKMTDKKDGDQGTGHMGHEMADDDPALSAEHTGHGGHTTGANPEGADPKKPKQEPAPDPHEGHGTKPKKEH, from the coding sequence ATGACGGATATTGCTTTCTATTTCCTCTCGGCGATCGCCATCTGGAGCGGTTGGCGGGTTTTTCGGGTCGACTCGATGATCCGTGCAACATTCGCGCTGATGGTCTCGTTCATCTGTGTCGGTGCCATCGCGCTATTGATGTCTGCCGATTACATCGGCGTCGCCACGGTCTTTATGATGGCGGTCGAGATGATGGTCATGGGTCTTTTCATGGTGATGTTCATGATGAACCCGGCAGGCCTGAACCCGATGCAGATGGTGCATCAATACCGCCTGTCGATAGGAGCGGGCATTGTAGCTTTTATCGGCCTCACAGTCGCGGTGCTCACAACTGACCTACCGCATAATCCCCTGCCTGCGGGTCGGGATACCATGCGTGATCTGGGCATCAACCTGCTGGGCAGCTCGATGCTGATATTCGAGACCGCCGGGGTGACGCTATTGGCGACCATGCTCGGCGCTGTCATCTTATCGAGCCGCCGTGGCCGGTTTGGAGTGTCGGACGAGGGTGCTATCCCCCCAGGGCTTCATCCGGGCGGAACACCTGCGGGGCGCAAGGTGGAGGAAGGCGGTGGCCACGGAGGGCACGGTGGCCACGGAGGGCATGGTGGTCATGGTGGTCATGACAAGATGACTGACAAGAAGGACGGCGACCAAGGCACTGGCCATATGGGTCACGAGATGGCCGACGACGACCCGGCGTTGTCAGCAGAGCATACGGGTCACGGAGGACACACAACCGGCGCTAACCCAGAAGGCGCCGATCCAAAGAAGCCCAAACAAGAGCCAGCACCGGACCCGCATGAAGGCCACGGCACCAAGCCGAAGAAGGAGCATTGA
- the nuoK gene encoding NADH-quinone oxidoreductase subunit NuoK has translation MSLTAILIVASALFGIGLFGALSQKSFVMLMMGLELMLNGTLLAAVGFWAFTLEGAPEGQLLAILIMAVMAVELAIGFALVVAVYRKRQADVIEALGTLKE, from the coding sequence ATGTCGTTAACGGCCATATTGATTGTCGCGTCGGCGCTCTTTGGCATCGGTCTGTTCGGTGCGTTATCACAGAAATCCTTTGTAATGCTGATGATGGGCTTGGAGCTGATGCTAAATGGCACCCTACTCGCGGCTGTGGGGTTTTGGGCCTTTACCCTTGAAGGGGCGCCTGAGGGACAATTGCTTGCGATCCTGATCATGGCGGTGATGGCAGTCGAACTGGCAATCGGCTTTGCCTTGGTTGTTGCCGTCTATCGCAAACGCCAAGCGGATGTGATTGAAGCGCTCGGGACGCTGAAAGAATGA
- a CDS encoding NADH-quinone oxidoreductase subunit 5 family protein, giving the protein MTLWLLPLLPILSGVLIAVMGDRSRGWLGGLAVAVLGGTFVLALAAVTKDWTAYLIWSDALRLTASLTPISAAVALMVPAIALAVVLHATQHEQARGLGRLIGIMILFTGGMELVVVADDLLTLLIGWELIGACSWALISHKWRDIENPRSGLYAFVMTRFGDLGLFAAAMALYSATGSFDYAGIATLEGTFQWIVAFGILLSAASKAGQVPFSPWLFRAMAGPSSVSALLHAATLVAAGAYIIARLEPSLSIAPGFSVAAILIGVITALAGGVTGVLQNHAKRLLAASTSAQLGFMFVAVGAGYPGIAVLHLIVHATFKAPLFLSAGLAGDAAGSYRLDKMMLGQSLPIVGGLTAIAAVGLAGMPPAGGGWSKEEIIKAVEHTGYWLPIAVMLGGALSAAYTTRFLLLAFSWRGDDERSIEVPGMMETIGLGILAALTLTTSLLWYPPLAEALAALLDMTLPKGSPLMLGLSLAFVAAGVLGGVYLVRRHPTLGTSGATAAASDWLGLPKLITIAVVRPLDALARTTAWIDDTLIDAGPRGVAFMGRKGAAFIAEVDNRVVDQGIRNTAAFGDWLAQVSDRFGETISDGIPEGSARLTGMLGRDIRRLQTGLSYHYYAYIIGGVIAVIAILAAGA; this is encoded by the coding sequence ATGACGCTTTGGCTACTCCCCCTTCTACCGATTTTGTCAGGCGTGTTAATCGCGGTGATGGGTGATCGGTCGCGCGGCTGGCTTGGAGGGTTGGCAGTGGCCGTGCTTGGCGGGACTTTCGTCTTGGCGTTAGCTGCCGTCACAAAAGATTGGACCGCGTACTTGATCTGGTCGGATGCACTCCGGCTTACCGCCTCTCTCACGCCGATCTCAGCGGCGGTTGCTCTCATGGTTCCCGCCATAGCACTTGCTGTTGTCCTTCACGCCACACAGCATGAACAAGCGCGTGGGCTGGGGCGGCTAATTGGCATCATGATCCTGTTCACAGGCGGTATGGAATTGGTTGTCGTCGCCGATGATCTTTTGACGCTGCTTATCGGCTGGGAGCTAATTGGCGCCTGTTCCTGGGCGCTGATCTCGCACAAGTGGCGCGACATCGAAAATCCGCGTTCGGGCCTTTATGCTTTCGTGATGACGCGGTTCGGTGACCTTGGACTTTTTGCTGCTGCGATGGCGCTCTACTCCGCCACGGGGTCTTTCGATTATGCCGGTATCGCAACGCTCGAAGGCACGTTTCAGTGGATCGTAGCCTTTGGAATCCTTCTTTCGGCGGCCTCGAAAGCCGGACAGGTTCCCTTCTCGCCCTGGCTGTTTCGGGCGATGGCTGGCCCCAGTTCGGTCTCGGCGCTTCTCCATGCGGCGACGCTGGTGGCAGCCGGTGCCTATATCATCGCGCGTCTTGAGCCATCCTTGTCCATCGCTCCCGGGTTTAGCGTCGCGGCGATCTTGATAGGGGTGATCACTGCTCTGGCGGGTGGCGTCACCGGGGTTTTGCAGAACCACGCCAAACGGCTGCTTGCAGCGTCCACTTCGGCCCAACTCGGATTTATGTTCGTCGCAGTCGGCGCGGGGTATCCTGGGATCGCGGTGCTGCACTTGATTGTCCACGCCACATTCAAAGCGCCGCTTTTCCTTTCGGCGGGCCTCGCAGGCGATGCTGCGGGGAGCTACCGCCTGGATAAAATGATGCTGGGCCAATCGCTGCCAATCGTCGGGGGGCTTACAGCTATAGCAGCAGTCGGACTTGCCGGGATGCCGCCTGCGGGAGGTGGTTGGAGTAAAGAAGAGATCATTAAAGCGGTTGAACATACTGGGTATTGGCTGCCAATCGCAGTGATGCTCGGCGGCGCACTGAGCGCGGCCTATACGACGCGCTTCTTGTTGTTGGCATTTAGCTGGCGCGGCGATGACGAGCGGTCAATCGAAGTGCCTGGCATGATGGAAACCATCGGACTGGGTATCCTCGCTGCATTAACGCTAACAACAAGCCTTCTGTGGTATCCGCCCCTGGCTGAGGCACTTGCCGCCCTATTGGACATGACGCTCCCCAAAGGCAGCCCTTTGATGCTTGGCCTTTCGCTGGCCTTTGTCGCCGCCGGTGTCTTGGGCGGCGTCTATCTGGTGCGGCGGCACCCTACGCTCGGAACAAGCGGTGCCACTGCTGCCGCCTCAGATTGGCTCGGGCTGCCCAAGTTGATCACCATCGCCGTTGTGCGACCCTTAGATGCGCTTGCCCGTACAACGGCTTGGATTGACGACACTCTCATTGACGCGGGGCCTCGTGGGGTCGCTTTCATGGGCCGCAAAGGGGCGGCTTTTATCGCGGAAGTGGACAACCGTGTTGTTGATCAGGGTATTCGGAACACTGCTGCATTTGGCGACTGGCTTGCTCAGGTCAGCGACCGTTTCGGGGAGACGATCTCTGATGGCATACCCGAAGGCAGTGCGCGCCTGACCGGTATGTTAGGCCGCGACATTCGCCGCCTGCAAACCGGGCTATCGTACCACTATTACGCTTACATTATTGGCGGCGTCATCGCCGTGATCGCCATTCTCGCTGCAGGAGCATGA